TTGCAACACTTCTTCGTTGGTTGACGGGCTACCTGATGGCGTTTTCTTGATAACGGGCAGACCCATCTTTTCAAACAAGATCGCTTGCAGCTGTTTTGGCGAGTTCATGTTGAACTCTTGCTCTGCAATCTCATAAGCTTTCTGTTCTAGCTCAACAAGACGAACCGCAATCTCTTGCGATTGAGCCCCTAGTAACATGTCATCGATGAAGACACCTGTGCGTTCAATACGAGACATCACAGGAATCAGTGGTACTTCAATGTCTTCATAGATGGTTTTTAGCTTTTCATCTTGCTCAATGTTTTCCATTAAACGATGATGAAGACGCAATGTCACATCAGCATCTTCCGCAGCATATGGAGATGCTTCGCCCAATTCAATCTGGTTGAAAGTAAGCTGTTTTTTTCCTTTACCTGCAATTTGCTCAAATGAGATACAGCTATGCTGAAGGAAACGCAGCGCTAAGCTATCCATATCATGCTTACCACCTACGCTGTTGAAAACGTATGATGCCAGCATGGTGTCGTGTTTGATGCCTTTCATCTCGATATCGTAGCGCGCTAAAACGCTCATATCATACTTTAGGTTTTGACCTACTTTTGCTTGCGAGTCATCTTCTAGTATCGGTTTAAGCTGTTCTAGTACCCAATCACGATCGAGTTGTTGAGGAGCATCGAGGTAGTCATGAGCAACCGGCACGTAAGCGGCAACGCCTTCTTCAGTGGCAAATGATAGACCGACAAGGTTAGCGACCATGTAGTCTAGGCTGTCTGTCTCTGTATCAAAAGCAAACACTTCAGCCGCTTTAAGTTTTTCTAACCAAGTATTGAAAGCATCTTTATCTAGAATCGTTTCGTAGTGGCTGCGATCAATCGTCACTGCAGAGGTATTCATCTCAACAGCTGAAGTGGCAGACGAGCCGTTGCTGCGTACCGCACCTGATCTTTCAGCCGCTTCCACCACCCCATTACCGCCGTCAAGTAACTCATTGAGCCAAGACTTAAACACCAGCTGACCATATAGCTTAATCAGCTCATCAATGTTTGGTTGAGCTTTCACGAGCGATTCCGGTGTTTCTTCTAACTCAACATCCAACTTAATGGTCGCAAGTTCGTAAGACATCTCAGCGTTGTCTTTATTATCGATAAGCTTCTTCGCCATGGTTTTTGAACCACGAAAGCCAAGCGCCGCAATGTCATCAAGGTTTTGATACAGTTTTTCGATGCTGCCGATGCCTTGCAACAGAGCCGTCGCTGTCTTATCACCCACACCCGGCACGCCCGGAATGTTATCGACTTTATCACCCATTAGAGCAAGGTAATCGATGATCAACTCAGGTGGGATACCAAACTTCTCGATAACGCCTTCACGATCCATCACCACATTAGTCATGGTGTTGATAAGAGTAACGTTGTCATCAACCAGTTGGGCCATATCTTTATCGCCAGTACTGATAAGAACAGGCATGCCCATCGCGGAAGCTTGAGAAGCCAGCGTACCAATCACGTCATCGGCTTCTACCCCAGGGATAGAGATAAGCGGTAGACCCATCGCACGAATGACATTATGCAGTGGCTCGATCTGGCAACGAAGGTCGTCAGGCATTGGTGGACGGTTTGCTTTGTACTCTGGGTACATATCATCACGGAACGTTTTCCCTTTCGCATCAAAAATTACCGCCATACGATCAGAAGCGAAT
The Vibrio kanaloae genome window above contains:
- the polA gene encoding DNA polymerase I translates to MARIPDNPLILIDGSSYLYRAFHAYPGTMSNGDIPTNAVYGVVNMLRSMMRQFASDRMAVIFDAKGKTFRDDMYPEYKANRPPMPDDLRCQIEPLHNVIRAMGLPLISIPGVEADDVIGTLASQASAMGMPVLISTGDKDMAQLVDDNVTLINTMTNVVMDREGVIEKFGIPPELIIDYLALMGDKVDNIPGVPGVGDKTATALLQGIGSIEKLYQNLDDIAALGFRGSKTMAKKLIDNKDNAEMSYELATIKLDVELEETPESLVKAQPNIDELIKLYGQLVFKSWLNELLDGGNGVVEAAERSGAVRSNGSSATSAVEMNTSAVTIDRSHYETILDKDAFNTWLEKLKAAEVFAFDTETDSLDYMVANLVGLSFATEEGVAAYVPVAHDYLDAPQQLDRDWVLEQLKPILEDDSQAKVGQNLKYDMSVLARYDIEMKGIKHDTMLASYVFNSVGGKHDMDSLALRFLQHSCISFEQIAGKGKKQLTFNQIELGEASPYAAEDADVTLRLHHRLMENIEQDEKLKTIYEDIEVPLIPVMSRIERTGVFIDDMLLGAQSQEIAVRLVELEQKAYEIAEQEFNMNSPKQLQAILFEKMGLPVIKKTPSGSPSTNEEVLQELALDYPLPKLIIEYRGLAKLKSTYTDKLPKMINAETGRVHTSYHQAVTATGRLSSTDPNLQNIPIRNEEGRRIRQAFVAQHGWKILAVDYSQIELRIMAHLSGDKALLEAFQQGKDIHAATAAEIIGVDIESVTSEQRRRAKAVNFGLIYGMSAFGLAKQLGIPRGEAQHYMDTYFERYPGVMQYMEDTRSAASEQGFVETIYGRRLHLPEIKSRNGMRRKAAERAAINAPMQGTAADIIKKAMLLVDEWIQAEGDGRVKLLMQVHDELVFEVEESSLAEIESKVQELMESAAELAVPLVAEAGHGDNWDQAH